One genomic window of Salvelinus alpinus chromosome 9, SLU_Salpinus.1, whole genome shotgun sequence includes the following:
- the LOC139584705 gene encoding chromodomain-helicase-DNA-binding protein 2-like isoform X2, translating to MKNKNKKQEDECSTQSNASSNSASEESNHSGSEFGSQSESEQGRERRRSHHSGESNSSSESGSQSGSQSESQQASAEVNDKPPVKKKDNLADVKKMWEEHPDVYGVRRSNRSRQEPARLNIGAGGSSDSEGESPKRKATRQKKKENTWKSDDSEEEQEEEEDASSADSEQEEKVRSRRLPARRPQTKSSTVKKQQPPKARKTRKQESSVEEDDDDDDDEDTPKRQTRRRVAAKVSYKEDQNDFETDSDDLIEMEGAEVEPEDDSETIEKIMDTRTGKKGACGASTTQYAVEENGDPGADYEPEKDEGETHYLIKWKGWSYIHNTWESIDSLTQQKVKGLKKLENFKKKNDELNAWLNKASPEDSEYYNCQQELTTDLNKQFQILERVIATKTGKTQGPSDFPSHSHKNASSSNEPEYLCKWMGLPYSECSWEDGALLGKKFQHCIDSFTNRNSSKTVPSKDCKVLKQRPRFVALKNQPLYIGDENLQLRDYQLDGLNWLAHSWCRCNSVILADEMGLGKTIQTISFLSYLFHHHQLYGPSLVVVPLSTVTSWQREFDTWAPDMNVVVYLGDVMSRKSIRDYEWVCHQTKRIKFNALITTYEILLKDKAVLGNINWAFLGVDEAHRLKNDDSLLYKTLIEFRSNHRLLITGTPLQNSLKELWSLLHFLMPDKFENWEDFESDHGKGTDNGYQSLHKVLEPFLLRRVKKDVEKSLPAKVEQILRVDMSAVQKQYYKWILTRNFRALQKGTRGSSSGFLNIVMELKKCTNHGFLIRQPEEECNTQQEHLQALVRGSGKLVLLDKLLTRLRERGNRVLIFSQMVRMLDILAEYLALKRYPFQRLDGSIKGEIRKQALDHFNAEGSEDFCFLLSTRAGGLGINLASADTVVIFDSDWNPQNDLQAQARAHRIGQKKQVNIYRLVTKGSVEEEIIERAKKKMVLDHLVIQRMDTTGRTVLDNNSGNSNSNPFNKDELTAILKFGAEDLFKEAEGEETEPTEMDIDEILRLAETRESDHGSCATDELLSQFKVANFSNMEESAPDLVERTVPDWDDIIPEDQRQKLEEEQKQKEMEDIYMLPRSRSSNKRPQANDSDSDIGSKLKHRSSGSESETDDSGDDKKPKRRGRPRARKNNVEGFTDAEIRRFIKAYKKFAAPLERLECIARDSELVEKSQADLKRLGELIHNSCVTAVQEHEEHLRENPSEAKGPGKRRGINIKISGVQVNAKSIIQHEEEFEPLHKVVPANPAERNKFQLTCRVKVPHFDVDWDLQDDTQLLLGVYEHGYGNWDLMKTDPDLKLADKIIPDDPDKKPQGKQLQGRVDYLLKTLKKEVDSKDVTKDEVKVKQKKPRVKKENKAPKDEQGNYISSPRLSDNPSEEGEVRDDGTEKTPSKKRQKKKDNKENKEKQGTHKKEVEKDKKRPKTKKEKAKGAKGKKPQGPVHITAGSDPVPIGEDDDELDQETFSICKERMRLVKKALKQLDKPDEGLSVQEQLQHTRTCLLKIGDRITECLKAYSDPEHVKTWRRNLWIFVSKFTEFGARKLHKLYKMAQKKRSQEEEKEHRKKGDDTSGKKKSFRAEASSSSRDSTGTQPLSKSHPGMPHPSPTSPQGHHREGYNKSNNRHFGNDDRGDWQRDRKYNYPGNSNQSWQGERHHPYDAHRYKDHHYGDRRPREDSYRSSCSSYRSGSSNSTRKRPYDQYDNDQDHRDRRAYYDRHPDAKRRRGDDFRPPQDFRSGGGHPQDFRGRMLEQRGPTGQEHFTRPYPDNPPLLDPHSPQAQKSPQDSRSPNAERTAEHKAAGADLNWNNRKT from the exons ATGAAGAATAAGAATAAAAAGCAAGAAGATGAATGTTCGACTCAAAGCAACGCATCAAG CAATTCGGCCTCTGAAGAATCAAACCACTCTGGGTCGGAGTTTGGGAGTCAGTCGGAGAGTGAACAGGGCAGGGAAAGGAGAAGATCGCACCACTCTGGAGAGTCCAACAGTTCCTCTGAATCTGGGAGCCAGTCTGGGTCTCAGAGTGAATCCCAGCAAGCCTCAGCAGAGGTCAACGACAAACCACCAGTTAAAAAGAAAGACAATCTGGCAGATGTAAAGAAG ATGTGGGAAGAGCATCCAGATGTCTATGGGGTCAGGCGATCAAATCGCAGTAGGCAAGAACCTGCTCGTCTCAATATTGGAGCCGGG GGTAGCAGTGACTCAGAAGGTGAAAGTCCTAAAAGAAAAGCAACACGACAAAAGAAGAAAGA AAATACCTGGAAGAGTGATGActctgaggaggagcaggaggaggaggaggatgccaGCAGTGCAGACAGTGAGCAGGAAGAGAAAGTTAGATCCAGACGACTTCCTGCTAGAAG ACCACAGACCAAATCATCTACAGTCAAAAAACAGCAGCCTCCAAAGGCAAGGAAAACCAGGAAACAAGAGTCATCTgtggaggaagatgatgatgatgacgatgatgaagaTACCCCAAAGAGACAAACCCGGCGAAGGGTGGCGGCCAAAGTCAG TTACAAGGAGGACCAGAATGACTTTGAGACAGACTCTGACGACctgatagagatggagggagctgAGGTGGAGCCGGAAGATGACAGCGAGACCATTGAGAAGATCATGGACACCAGAACAGGCAAAAAAGGAG CCTGTGGGGCTTCCACTACCCAGTATGCTGTGGAGGAAAACGGGGACCCCGGAGCAGACTATGAGCCTGAGAAGGATGAAGGAGAGACCCATTACCTGATCAAGTGGAAAGGCTGGTCCTATATCCACAACACCTGGGAGAGCATCGACTCCCTCACTCAACAGAAGGTCAAGGGACTGAAGAAACTAGAGAACTTCAAGAAGAAAAACGATGAGCTCAATGCTTG GTTGAACAAAGCATCCCCTGAGGATTCAGAATACTACAACTGCCAACAAGAGCTAACCACTGACTTAAATAAGCAGTTCCAAATTTTGGAAAGagtcattg CGACTAAAACAGGGAAGACACAGGGACCGTCTGATTTCCCTT CTCACAGCCACAAGAATGCGTCGTCGTCCAATGAGCCAGAGTACCTGTGTAAGTGGATGGGCCTGCCCTATTCAGAGTGCAGCTGGGAGGATGGAGCTCTGCTGGGGAAGAAGTTCCAGCACTGTATAGACAGCTTCACCAACAGGAACTCCAGCAAAACAGTCCCCTCCAAAGACTGCAAA GTGCTGAAACAGAGGCCCAGATTTGTTGCACTGAAGAACCAGCCATTGTACATTGGGGATGAGAACCTGCAGCTGAGAGATTACCAACTAGATGGACTGAACTGGCTGGCTCACTCCTGGTGCAG GTGCAATAGTGTGATCCTGGCTGATGAGATGGGTCTGGGGAAAACCATCCAGACCATCTCATTCCTTTCCTACCTGTTCCACCATCACCAGCTGTATGGGCCCTCTCTGGTGGTGGTGCCCTTGTCCACCGTCACCTCCTGGCAGAGAGAGTTTGACACCTGGGCCCCCGACATGAACGTGGTGGTCTACCTGGGAGATGTGATGAGCAGGAAATCG ATCCGTGACTATGAGTGGGTATGCCATCAGACGAAGAGAATAAAGTTCAATGCACTTATAACCACGTATGAAATTCTACTGAAAGACAAG GCAGTATTGGGGAACATAAACTGGGCCTTCCTGGGTGTGGACGAAGCTCACAGGCTGAAGAATGATGACTCCCTGTTGTACAAAACCCTGATCGAGTTCCGGTCCAACCACAGACTTCTAATCACAGGGACACCACTGCAGAACTCTCTCAAAGAGCTGTGGTCCCTTCTGCACTTCCTCATGCCTGACAA GTTTGAGAATTGGGAAGATTTTGAAAGCGACCATGGTAAAGGGACTGACAATGGCTACCAGAGCCTCCACAAAGTCCTTGAGCCCTTCCTCCTGAGGCGTGTCAAGAAGGATGTGGAGAAATCCCTGCCTGCCAAGGTAGAACAGATCCTCCGTGTGGACATGTCCGCCGTGCAGAAGCAGTACTACAA GTGGATTCTGACCAGGAACTTCAGAGCCTTGCAGAAAGGCACCCGAGGCAGCTCCTCTGGTTTCCTCAACATCGTCATGGAACTGAAGAAGTGCACTAACCATGGTTTCCTCATCAGGCAGCCCGAGGAGGAGTGTAACACTCAACAGGAGCACCTGCAG GCGTTGGTGAGGGGCAGTGGGAAGCTGGTGCTACTGGACAAGCTGCTGACCAGACTTCGGGAGAGGGGCAACCGAGTCCTCATCTTCTCCCAGATGGTGCGGATGTTGGACATCCTGGCTGAGTACCTGGCCCTGAAGCGTTACCCATTCCAG cGCCTGGATGGTTCCATAAAGGGAGAAATACGAAAACAGGCACTTGACCACTTTAATGCTGAAGGCTCTGAG GACTTCTGTTTCCTGCTGTCCAccagggctggagggctggggaTCAACCTGGCATCTGCAGACACTGTGGTCATCTTCGACTCTGACTGGAATCCTCAGAACGACCTGCAGGCTCAGGCCAGGGCTCACAGGATTGGCCAGAAGAAACAG GTGAATATCTATCGCTTAGTCACAAAGGGATCTGTGGAGGAAGAAATTATTGAGCGAGCCAAGAAGAAGATGGTTTTGGACCATCTTGTCATTCAGAGAATGGACACCACTGGTCGAACTGTATTGGATAACAACTCTGGAAATTCTAA TTCCAACCCATTCAACAAAGATGAGTTGACTGCCATCCTGAAGTTTGGAGCTGAAGATCTGTTCaaagaggcagaaggagaggagaCTGAACCTACG GAGATGGATATTGATGAGATCTTGCGGTTGGCTGAAACCAGAGAAAGCGACCACGGATCATGTGCCACAGATGAGCTGCTCTCTCAGTTCAAG GTGGCCAACTTCTCCAACATGGAGGAGAGTGCTCCAGACCTGGTGGAGCGCACGGTGCCTGACTGGGACGACATCATCCCTGAGGACCAGAGGCAGAAGCTGGAGGAGGAGCAGAAGCAGAAGGAGATGGAGGACATCTACATGCTGCCCAGGAGCAGGAGCTCCAACAAGAGG CCCCAGGCTAACGACAGTGACAGTGACATTGGCTCCAAGCTGAAGCACCGTTCCTCAGGCTCTGAGAGCGAGACGGACGACAGCGGCGATGACAAGAAGCCAAAGAGGAGAGGCAGGCCCAGAGCCCGCAAGAACAACGTGGAGGGTTTTACTGATGCAGAGATCCGCAG GTTCATCAAGGCTTACAAGAAATTTGCAGCTCCGCTTGAAAGGCTGGAGTGCATTGCCCGGGACTCTGAGCTGGTGGAAAAATCCCAGGCAGACCTGAAGAGACTGGGAGAGCTGATCCACAACAGCTGTGTGACGGCTGTCCAAGAGCACGAAGAGCACCTCAGAGAGAACCCCAGTGAAG CCAAAGGTCCTGGGAAGCGCAGAGGTATAAACATCAAGATCTCAGGAGTGCAGGTCAATGCCAAGTCCATCATTCAGCATGAGGAGGAGTTTGAGCCACTGCACAAAGTTGTGCCAGCTAATCCTGCTGAGAGAAACAA GTTCCAACTGACCTGCAGAGTGAAGGTGCCTCACTTTGACGTGGACTGGGATCTGCAGGATGACACTCAACTGTTGCTGGGGGTCTATGAGCATGGCTACGGCAACTGGGATCTGATGAAGACCGATCCGGATCTCAAACTTGCAGACAAG ATTATCCCCGATGACCCAGACAAGAAACCCCAAGGGAAGCAGTTGCAGGGCAGAGTGGACTATCTTCTGAAGACGTTGAAGAAAGAAGTGGACAGTAAAGATGTCACTAAGGACGAG GTCAAAGTGAAGCAGAAGAAGCCTCGCGTGAAGAAAGAGAACAAGGCCCCTAAAGATGAGCAGGGAAATTACATTTCCTCCCCTCGCCTGTCAGACAACCCCTCCGAGGAAGGGGAGGTGAGG gatgaCGGGACAGAAAAAACTCCCTCAAAGAAGAGACAGAAGAAAAAGGATAACAAAGAGAACAAAGAAAAACAGGGAACTCATAAAAAAGAGGTGGAAAAAGACAAAAAACGTCCCAAGACAAAAAAAGAAAAG GCTAAAGGAGCCAAAGGGAAGAAGCCCCAGGGGCCGGTCCACATTACTGCTGGAAGTGACCCTGTTCCCATCGGAGAGGATGACGACGAGCTGGACCAGGAGACCTTCAGCATT tgtaAGGAGCGCATGAGGCTGGTGAAGAAGGCTCTGAAACAGCTGGATAAGCCTGACGAGGGCTTGTCTGTTCAGGAGCAGCTCCAACACACGCGCACCTGCCTGCTGAAGATAGGAGACCGCATCACTGAGTGTCTTAAAGCCTACAGCGACCCAGAGCATGTCAAAACATGGCGTCG GAATCTCTGGATTTTTGTGTCCAAGTTCACAGAGTTCGGAGCGAGGAAGCTTCACAAGCTGTACAAGATGGCACAGAAGAAGCGGTctcaggaggaggag AAGGAGCATAGAAAAAAGGGGGATGACACGTCGGGCAAGAAGAAGTCTTTCAGAGCAGAGGCGTCTAGTTCCAGTCGAgactccaccggcacccagccaTTGTCTAAGTCTCATCCAGGCATGCCTCATCCCTCTCCCACATCCCCCCAAGGTCACCACAGAGAAGGCTATAACAAATCCAACAACAGACACTTTGGAAATGATG ATCGAGGAGATTGGCAGAGAGATCGTAAATACAACTACCCTGGAAATAGCAACCAATCCTGGCAAGGCGAGCGACATCATCCATATGACGCCCATCGGTATAAGGACCATCACTATGGAGACCGTCGTCCACGTGAAGACTCCTACCGCAGTAGCTGTAGTAGTTACCGTAGCGGCAGCAGCAACTCCACGCGGAAGAGGCCATATGACCAGTATGACAACGACCAGGATCACAGGGACCGCCGGGCCTATTACGACAG ACATCCAGACGCGAAGCGGAGACGGGGCGATGACTTCCGTCCTCCCCAAGACTTCAGGAGTGGAGGAGGCCATCCCCAGGACTTCAGGGGGAGGATGCTGGAGCAAAGGGGGCCAACAGGGCAAGAACACTTCACCCGGCCCTATCCAGACAACCCTCCCCTGCTggacccacactccccacaggcTCAGAAGTCCCCCCAGGACTCGCGCTCGCCAAACGCAGAGCGGACTGCAGAGCATAAAGCAGCAGGGGCtgatttaaactggaacaacagGAAGACATGA
- the LOC139584705 gene encoding chromodomain-helicase-DNA-binding protein 2-like isoform X1: MKNKNKKQEDECSTQSNASSNSASEESNHSGSEFGSQSESEQGRERRRSHHSGESNSSSESGSQSGSQSESQQASAEVNDKPPVKKKDNLADVKKMWEEHPDVYGVRRSNRSRQEPARLNIGAGGSSDSEGESPKRKATRQKKKENTWKSDDSEEEQEEEEDASSADSEQEEKVRSRRLPARRPQTKSSTVKKQQPPKARKTRKQESSVEEDDDDDDDEDTPKRQTRRRVAAKVSYKEDQNDFETDSDDLIEMEGAEVEPEDDSETIEKIMDTRTGKKGACGASTTQYAVEENGDPGADYEPEKDEGETHYLIKWKGWSYIHNTWESIDSLTQQKVKGLKKLENFKKKNDELNAWLNKASPEDSEYYNCQQELTTDLNKQFQILERVIATKTGKTQGPSDFPSHSHKNASSSNEPEYLCKWMGLPYSECSWEDGALLGKKFQHCIDSFTNRNSSKTVPSKDCKVLKQRPRFVALKNQPLYIGDENLQLRDYQLDGLNWLAHSWCRCNSVILADEMGLGKTIQTISFLSYLFHHHQLYGPSLVVVPLSTVTSWQREFDTWAPDMNVVVYLGDVMSRKSIRDYEWVCHQTKRIKFNALITTYEILLKDKAVLGNINWAFLGVDEAHRLKNDDSLLYKTLIEFRSNHRLLITGTPLQNSLKELWSLLHFLMPDKFENWEDFESDHGKGTDNGYQSLHKVLEPFLLRRVKKDVEKSLPAKVEQILRVDMSAVQKQYYKWILTRNFRALQKGTRGSSSGFLNIVMELKKCTNHGFLIRQPEEECNTQQEHLQALVRGSGKLVLLDKLLTRLRERGNRVLIFSQMVRMLDILAEYLALKRYPFQRLDGSIKGEIRKQALDHFNAEGSEDFCFLLSTRAGGLGINLASADTVVIFDSDWNPQNDLQAQARAHRIGQKKQVNIYRLVTKGSVEEEIIERAKKKMVLDHLVIQRMDTTGRTVLDNNSGNSNSNPFNKDELTAILKFGAEDLFKEAEGEETEPTEMDIDEILRLAETRESDHGSCATDELLSQFKVANFSNMEESAPDLVERTVPDWDDIIPEDQRQKLEEEQKQKEMEDIYMLPRSRSSNKRPQANDSDSDIGSKLKHRSSGSESETDDSGDDKKPKRRGRPRARKNNVEGFTDAEIRRYSMFIKAYKKFAAPLERLECIARDSELVEKSQADLKRLGELIHNSCVTAVQEHEEHLRENPSEAKGPGKRRGINIKISGVQVNAKSIIQHEEEFEPLHKVVPANPAERNKFQLTCRVKVPHFDVDWDLQDDTQLLLGVYEHGYGNWDLMKTDPDLKLADKIIPDDPDKKPQGKQLQGRVDYLLKTLKKEVDSKDVTKDEVKVKQKKPRVKKENKAPKDEQGNYISSPRLSDNPSEEGEVRDDGTEKTPSKKRQKKKDNKENKEKQGTHKKEVEKDKKRPKTKKEKAKGAKGKKPQGPVHITAGSDPVPIGEDDDELDQETFSICKERMRLVKKALKQLDKPDEGLSVQEQLQHTRTCLLKIGDRITECLKAYSDPEHVKTWRRNLWIFVSKFTEFGARKLHKLYKMAQKKRSQEEEKEHRKKGDDTSGKKKSFRAEASSSSRDSTGTQPLSKSHPGMPHPSPTSPQGHHREGYNKSNNRHFGNDDRGDWQRDRKYNYPGNSNQSWQGERHHPYDAHRYKDHHYGDRRPREDSYRSSCSSYRSGSSNSTRKRPYDQYDNDQDHRDRRAYYDRHPDAKRRRGDDFRPPQDFRSGGGHPQDFRGRMLEQRGPTGQEHFTRPYPDNPPLLDPHSPQAQKSPQDSRSPNAERTAEHKAAGADLNWNNRKT, translated from the exons ATGAAGAATAAGAATAAAAAGCAAGAAGATGAATGTTCGACTCAAAGCAACGCATCAAG CAATTCGGCCTCTGAAGAATCAAACCACTCTGGGTCGGAGTTTGGGAGTCAGTCGGAGAGTGAACAGGGCAGGGAAAGGAGAAGATCGCACCACTCTGGAGAGTCCAACAGTTCCTCTGAATCTGGGAGCCAGTCTGGGTCTCAGAGTGAATCCCAGCAAGCCTCAGCAGAGGTCAACGACAAACCACCAGTTAAAAAGAAAGACAATCTGGCAGATGTAAAGAAG ATGTGGGAAGAGCATCCAGATGTCTATGGGGTCAGGCGATCAAATCGCAGTAGGCAAGAACCTGCTCGTCTCAATATTGGAGCCGGG GGTAGCAGTGACTCAGAAGGTGAAAGTCCTAAAAGAAAAGCAACACGACAAAAGAAGAAAGA AAATACCTGGAAGAGTGATGActctgaggaggagcaggaggaggaggaggatgccaGCAGTGCAGACAGTGAGCAGGAAGAGAAAGTTAGATCCAGACGACTTCCTGCTAGAAG ACCACAGACCAAATCATCTACAGTCAAAAAACAGCAGCCTCCAAAGGCAAGGAAAACCAGGAAACAAGAGTCATCTgtggaggaagatgatgatgatgacgatgatgaagaTACCCCAAAGAGACAAACCCGGCGAAGGGTGGCGGCCAAAGTCAG TTACAAGGAGGACCAGAATGACTTTGAGACAGACTCTGACGACctgatagagatggagggagctgAGGTGGAGCCGGAAGATGACAGCGAGACCATTGAGAAGATCATGGACACCAGAACAGGCAAAAAAGGAG CCTGTGGGGCTTCCACTACCCAGTATGCTGTGGAGGAAAACGGGGACCCCGGAGCAGACTATGAGCCTGAGAAGGATGAAGGAGAGACCCATTACCTGATCAAGTGGAAAGGCTGGTCCTATATCCACAACACCTGGGAGAGCATCGACTCCCTCACTCAACAGAAGGTCAAGGGACTGAAGAAACTAGAGAACTTCAAGAAGAAAAACGATGAGCTCAATGCTTG GTTGAACAAAGCATCCCCTGAGGATTCAGAATACTACAACTGCCAACAAGAGCTAACCACTGACTTAAATAAGCAGTTCCAAATTTTGGAAAGagtcattg CGACTAAAACAGGGAAGACACAGGGACCGTCTGATTTCCCTT CTCACAGCCACAAGAATGCGTCGTCGTCCAATGAGCCAGAGTACCTGTGTAAGTGGATGGGCCTGCCCTATTCAGAGTGCAGCTGGGAGGATGGAGCTCTGCTGGGGAAGAAGTTCCAGCACTGTATAGACAGCTTCACCAACAGGAACTCCAGCAAAACAGTCCCCTCCAAAGACTGCAAA GTGCTGAAACAGAGGCCCAGATTTGTTGCACTGAAGAACCAGCCATTGTACATTGGGGATGAGAACCTGCAGCTGAGAGATTACCAACTAGATGGACTGAACTGGCTGGCTCACTCCTGGTGCAG GTGCAATAGTGTGATCCTGGCTGATGAGATGGGTCTGGGGAAAACCATCCAGACCATCTCATTCCTTTCCTACCTGTTCCACCATCACCAGCTGTATGGGCCCTCTCTGGTGGTGGTGCCCTTGTCCACCGTCACCTCCTGGCAGAGAGAGTTTGACACCTGGGCCCCCGACATGAACGTGGTGGTCTACCTGGGAGATGTGATGAGCAGGAAATCG ATCCGTGACTATGAGTGGGTATGCCATCAGACGAAGAGAATAAAGTTCAATGCACTTATAACCACGTATGAAATTCTACTGAAAGACAAG GCAGTATTGGGGAACATAAACTGGGCCTTCCTGGGTGTGGACGAAGCTCACAGGCTGAAGAATGATGACTCCCTGTTGTACAAAACCCTGATCGAGTTCCGGTCCAACCACAGACTTCTAATCACAGGGACACCACTGCAGAACTCTCTCAAAGAGCTGTGGTCCCTTCTGCACTTCCTCATGCCTGACAA GTTTGAGAATTGGGAAGATTTTGAAAGCGACCATGGTAAAGGGACTGACAATGGCTACCAGAGCCTCCACAAAGTCCTTGAGCCCTTCCTCCTGAGGCGTGTCAAGAAGGATGTGGAGAAATCCCTGCCTGCCAAGGTAGAACAGATCCTCCGTGTGGACATGTCCGCCGTGCAGAAGCAGTACTACAA GTGGATTCTGACCAGGAACTTCAGAGCCTTGCAGAAAGGCACCCGAGGCAGCTCCTCTGGTTTCCTCAACATCGTCATGGAACTGAAGAAGTGCACTAACCATGGTTTCCTCATCAGGCAGCCCGAGGAGGAGTGTAACACTCAACAGGAGCACCTGCAG GCGTTGGTGAGGGGCAGTGGGAAGCTGGTGCTACTGGACAAGCTGCTGACCAGACTTCGGGAGAGGGGCAACCGAGTCCTCATCTTCTCCCAGATGGTGCGGATGTTGGACATCCTGGCTGAGTACCTGGCCCTGAAGCGTTACCCATTCCAG cGCCTGGATGGTTCCATAAAGGGAGAAATACGAAAACAGGCACTTGACCACTTTAATGCTGAAGGCTCTGAG GACTTCTGTTTCCTGCTGTCCAccagggctggagggctggggaTCAACCTGGCATCTGCAGACACTGTGGTCATCTTCGACTCTGACTGGAATCCTCAGAACGACCTGCAGGCTCAGGCCAGGGCTCACAGGATTGGCCAGAAGAAACAG GTGAATATCTATCGCTTAGTCACAAAGGGATCTGTGGAGGAAGAAATTATTGAGCGAGCCAAGAAGAAGATGGTTTTGGACCATCTTGTCATTCAGAGAATGGACACCACTGGTCGAACTGTATTGGATAACAACTCTGGAAATTCTAA TTCCAACCCATTCAACAAAGATGAGTTGACTGCCATCCTGAAGTTTGGAGCTGAAGATCTGTTCaaagaggcagaaggagaggagaCTGAACCTACG GAGATGGATATTGATGAGATCTTGCGGTTGGCTGAAACCAGAGAAAGCGACCACGGATCATGTGCCACAGATGAGCTGCTCTCTCAGTTCAAG GTGGCCAACTTCTCCAACATGGAGGAGAGTGCTCCAGACCTGGTGGAGCGCACGGTGCCTGACTGGGACGACATCATCCCTGAGGACCAGAGGCAGAAGCTGGAGGAGGAGCAGAAGCAGAAGGAGATGGAGGACATCTACATGCTGCCCAGGAGCAGGAGCTCCAACAAGAGG CCCCAGGCTAACGACAGTGACAGTGACATTGGCTCCAAGCTGAAGCACCGTTCCTCAGGCTCTGAGAGCGAGACGGACGACAGCGGCGATGACAAGAAGCCAAAGAGGAGAGGCAGGCCCAGAGCCCGCAAGAACAACGTGGAGGGTTTTACTGATGCAGAGATCCGCAGGTACAGTAT GTTCATCAAGGCTTACAAGAAATTTGCAGCTCCGCTTGAAAGGCTGGAGTGCATTGCCCGGGACTCTGAGCTGGTGGAAAAATCCCAGGCAGACCTGAAGAGACTGGGAGAGCTGATCCACAACAGCTGTGTGACGGCTGTCCAAGAGCACGAAGAGCACCTCAGAGAGAACCCCAGTGAAG CCAAAGGTCCTGGGAAGCGCAGAGGTATAAACATCAAGATCTCAGGAGTGCAGGTCAATGCCAAGTCCATCATTCAGCATGAGGAGGAGTTTGAGCCACTGCACAAAGTTGTGCCAGCTAATCCTGCTGAGAGAAACAA GTTCCAACTGACCTGCAGAGTGAAGGTGCCTCACTTTGACGTGGACTGGGATCTGCAGGATGACACTCAACTGTTGCTGGGGGTCTATGAGCATGGCTACGGCAACTGGGATCTGATGAAGACCGATCCGGATCTCAAACTTGCAGACAAG ATTATCCCCGATGACCCAGACAAGAAACCCCAAGGGAAGCAGTTGCAGGGCAGAGTGGACTATCTTCTGAAGACGTTGAAGAAAGAAGTGGACAGTAAAGATGTCACTAAGGACGAG GTCAAAGTGAAGCAGAAGAAGCCTCGCGTGAAGAAAGAGAACAAGGCCCCTAAAGATGAGCAGGGAAATTACATTTCCTCCCCTCGCCTGTCAGACAACCCCTCCGAGGAAGGGGAGGTGAGG gatgaCGGGACAGAAAAAACTCCCTCAAAGAAGAGACAGAAGAAAAAGGATAACAAAGAGAACAAAGAAAAACAGGGAACTCATAAAAAAGAGGTGGAAAAAGACAAAAAACGTCCCAAGACAAAAAAAGAAAAG GCTAAAGGAGCCAAAGGGAAGAAGCCCCAGGGGCCGGTCCACATTACTGCTGGAAGTGACCCTGTTCCCATCGGAGAGGATGACGACGAGCTGGACCAGGAGACCTTCAGCATT tgtaAGGAGCGCATGAGGCTGGTGAAGAAGGCTCTGAAACAGCTGGATAAGCCTGACGAGGGCTTGTCTGTTCAGGAGCAGCTCCAACACACGCGCACCTGCCTGCTGAAGATAGGAGACCGCATCACTGAGTGTCTTAAAGCCTACAGCGACCCAGAGCATGTCAAAACATGGCGTCG GAATCTCTGGATTTTTGTGTCCAAGTTCACAGAGTTCGGAGCGAGGAAGCTTCACAAGCTGTACAAGATGGCACAGAAGAAGCGGTctcaggaggaggag AAGGAGCATAGAAAAAAGGGGGATGACACGTCGGGCAAGAAGAAGTCTTTCAGAGCAGAGGCGTCTAGTTCCAGTCGAgactccaccggcacccagccaTTGTCTAAGTCTCATCCAGGCATGCCTCATCCCTCTCCCACATCCCCCCAAGGTCACCACAGAGAAGGCTATAACAAATCCAACAACAGACACTTTGGAAATGATG ATCGAGGAGATTGGCAGAGAGATCGTAAATACAACTACCCTGGAAATAGCAACCAATCCTGGCAAGGCGAGCGACATCATCCATATGACGCCCATCGGTATAAGGACCATCACTATGGAGACCGTCGTCCACGTGAAGACTCCTACCGCAGTAGCTGTAGTAGTTACCGTAGCGGCAGCAGCAACTCCACGCGGAAGAGGCCATATGACCAGTATGACAACGACCAGGATCACAGGGACCGCCGGGCCTATTACGACAG ACATCCAGACGCGAAGCGGAGACGGGGCGATGACTTCCGTCCTCCCCAAGACTTCAGGAGTGGAGGAGGCCATCCCCAGGACTTCAGGGGGAGGATGCTGGAGCAAAGGGGGCCAACAGGGCAAGAACACTTCACCCGGCCCTATCCAGACAACCCTCCCCTGCTggacccacactccccacaggcTCAGAAGTCCCCCCAGGACTCGCGCTCGCCAAACGCAGAGCGGACTGCAGAGCATAAAGCAGCAGGGGCtgatttaaactggaacaacagGAAGACATGA